In the Candidatus Methylomirabilota bacterium genome, CGGCACGCGCAGCACGATCAGCGCGCCGAAGATCCCGAACATGATCGCCGCCACCTCACCGGGCGACATCGGGATTCCCCCTGAGCCGCGCGAGCGCGGACTCGTCGCCCTTGAGCACGGCCACCGCGGCCACGATGCGCTCGCCGAGGAAGGCGACCCAGGTGAGCCCGGCCACCAGGTAGGCGCCGTGGATGAAGACGAGGTTGATGCCGGTTAGCTCGGAGGTCTGCGTGTAGCCGAACTGCGCGTAGCGCCAGCCGTAGCCCACGAAGACGAGGGCCACGACCAGCATGAGCAGGATGACGATCAGCCGCTGCACGGCCTCGCCCCGGGCGCTCTTCGGCGCGGGCAGCACGTCCACCTCGAAGTGCGTGCCCTCGCGAACCGCGATCATCGCCCCCAGCATGATGATCCAGATGAAGCAGAACCGCGCCGCTTCTTCCGTCCAGATGTAGCGCGGGATCAGCCCCGTGTAGCGCGACACGATCTGCAGCGTCACGGGGACGATCATGAAGGCCAGCAGCGCGGTCACGAGGAGCTGGAGCAGGCGGAACCACGCGTCCAGCGCCTTGCCGAGGGCCCGGGCCACGCGCGGGCTA is a window encoding:
- a CDS encoding TRAP transporter small permease produces the protein MARALGKALDAWFRLLQLLVTALLAFMIVPVTLQIVSRYTGLIPRYIWTEEAARFCFIWIIMLGAMIAVREGTHFEVDVLPAPKSARGEAVQRLIVILLMLVVALVFVGYGWRYAQFGYTQTSELTGINLVFIHGAYLVAGLTWVAFLGERIVAAVAVLKGDESALARLRGNPDVAR